The Blastococcus sp. HT6-4 genome window below encodes:
- a CDS encoding ABC transporter ATP-binding protein encodes MTTAISVSGLVKTFGATRAIDGLDLEVASGEVHGFLGPNGSGKSTTIRVLLGLLRPDSGHAELLGGDPWRDAVALHRRLAYVPGDVTLWPTISGGEAIDLIGALRGGLDPRRRAELLERFDLDPRKKARTYSKGNRQKVALVAALASDAELLILDEPTSGLDPLMEAVFQECIRELRAEGRTVLLSSHILAEAEVLCDRVSIIRLGRTVQSGTLAELRHLTRMSMTVETERPADGLDSLPGVHDLRREDGRVHFDADTDALDDVLRHLAPLGVRGLTSTPPTLEELFLRHYGDELEADGVPVAQEAGRS; translated from the coding sequence GTGACCACAGCCATCTCCGTGTCCGGCCTGGTGAAGACCTTCGGCGCCACCCGCGCCATCGACGGCCTCGACCTCGAGGTCGCCTCGGGCGAGGTGCACGGCTTCCTCGGCCCGAACGGCTCCGGGAAGTCCACGACCATCCGCGTGCTGCTGGGCCTGCTGCGCCCGGATTCCGGCCACGCCGAGCTGCTCGGCGGTGATCCGTGGCGCGACGCCGTCGCGCTGCACCGGCGCCTCGCCTACGTCCCGGGCGACGTGACCCTGTGGCCGACCATCAGCGGCGGCGAGGCGATCGACCTGATCGGCGCGCTGCGCGGCGGCCTCGACCCGCGCCGGCGCGCGGAGCTGCTGGAGCGCTTCGACCTCGATCCGCGGAAGAAGGCGCGCACCTACTCGAAGGGCAACCGGCAGAAGGTCGCCCTGGTCGCGGCGCTCGCCTCCGACGCCGAGCTGCTCATCCTCGACGAACCCACCTCGGGTCTGGACCCGCTCATGGAGGCGGTGTTCCAGGAGTGCATCCGCGAGCTGCGCGCCGAGGGCCGCACGGTCCTGCTGTCCAGCCACATCCTCGCCGAGGCCGAGGTCCTGTGCGACCGGGTGAGCATCATCCGGCTCGGCCGCACCGTGCAGAGCGGAACGCTGGCCGAGCTGCGGCACCTCACGCGGATGTCCATGACGGTGGAGACCGAGCGGCCCGCCGACGGCCTGGACTCCCTGCCCGGGGTGCACGACCTGCGCCGCGAGGACGGCCGGGTGCACTTCGACGCCGACACCGACGCGCTGGACGACGTGCTCCGGCACCTCGCCCCCCTGGGCGTGCGCGGCCTGACCAGCACCCCGCCCACGCTGGAGGAGCTGTTCCTGCGCCACTACGGCGACGAGCTCGAGGCCGACGGCGTTCCGGTCGCCCAGGAGGCGGGGCGGTCATGA
- a CDS encoding MarR family transcriptional regulator — MTSVDDEETQRAALLRFVERFALVLRESGMSPMPARVLAYALADDADRYTATDLAEGLQVSPAAISGAVRQLVQVGLLVREREPGTRSDLYVLDDTDLWSRFMASELAALQRFGDAVASGVSALGVDRPGGRRLAETRDFMAFLHGELADAVARWPAERARRAADREAG, encoded by the coding sequence GTGACCAGCGTCGACGACGAGGAGACCCAGCGAGCCGCCCTCCTGCGGTTCGTCGAGCGGTTCGCCCTGGTCCTGCGGGAGTCGGGGATGTCTCCGATGCCGGCCCGGGTCCTGGCCTACGCCCTGGCCGACGACGCCGACCGCTACACCGCCACCGATCTCGCCGAGGGGCTCCAGGTGAGTCCGGCCGCGATCAGCGGCGCCGTGCGTCAGCTCGTCCAGGTGGGTCTCCTGGTGCGCGAGCGGGAGCCCGGGACGCGCAGCGACCTCTATGTGCTCGACGACACCGATCTGTGGTCGCGCTTCATGGCCTCCGAGCTCGCGGCGCTGCAGCGGTTCGGGGACGCCGTGGCGTCGGGGGTGTCGGCGCTGGGCGTCGACCGCCCCGGCGGCCGCCGTCTGGCCGAGACCCGCGACTTCATGGCCTTCCTGCACGGCGAGCTCGCGGACGCCGTGGCCCGCTGGCCGGCGGAGCGGGCGCGCCGGGCGGCCGACCGGGAGGCCGGCTGA
- a CDS encoding ABC transporter permease yields MSTGSGTLAGTGRLFRFTLRRDRLRLPVWIAAGTFMVVTQSVASQALYETPADLAAYRASVGSNAATIALAGPPVGLDTVAGAVAFEISATVMLIAALMAMFTVTRHTRADEEAGRTELLRSARVGRHAPLLAAVLLSSLACGLLALAIGAATTATGLPAAGSFVLGAAVGACGLVFTGVTAVAAQVTGSTRSVYGLVGGLFAVAFVLRAIGDIQGNWVVRTSPIGWAQATHPYTDDAVAPLLLCLVVAAVLVVAGVALLDRRDLGSGLVQPRPGRPAARPTLLSPLGLAVRLHRGALTAWTAGLALLGVVYGTLAESVETLIGENEQALAMFGDPDVDQLVDAYLGTTFAVTALLASAYAVSAVLRARSEESGDRAEVLLATATSRASWLGSHVLVALLGSALAMAVAGVTTGLVRVAQTGEGAALGRMVGAAVSYVPAIWVVAGVAVALFGLLPRLATTVAWTAVGLFLLITMFAESFDWPDWVSDLSPISWIPTLPLEEWTLAPLAGLAAVAAVLLAAGFTGFRRRDIALG; encoded by the coding sequence ATGAGCACCGGGTCGGGCACGCTCGCCGGCACCGGGCGGCTGTTCCGGTTCACCCTGCGCCGGGATCGGCTCCGCCTGCCGGTGTGGATCGCCGCCGGCACGTTCATGGTGGTGACCCAGTCGGTCGCCAGCCAGGCGCTGTACGAGACCCCCGCCGACCTCGCCGCCTACCGGGCGTCGGTGGGCAGCAACGCGGCGACGATCGCGCTGGCCGGCCCCCCGGTCGGGCTCGACACCGTCGCCGGCGCGGTCGCCTTCGAGATCTCCGCGACCGTCATGCTGATCGCCGCGCTGATGGCGATGTTCACCGTCACCCGGCACACCCGCGCCGACGAGGAGGCCGGGCGCACGGAGCTGCTCCGGTCGGCGCGGGTCGGGCGGCACGCGCCGCTCCTGGCCGCCGTCCTGCTCTCCTCGCTGGCGTGCGGCCTGCTGGCGCTGGCCATCGGCGCGGCGACGACGGCGACCGGGCTGCCGGCCGCCGGCTCGTTCGTGCTCGGCGCCGCGGTGGGCGCGTGCGGCCTCGTCTTCACCGGGGTCACCGCCGTCGCCGCGCAGGTGACGGGCTCCACCCGGTCCGTCTACGGCCTGGTCGGCGGGCTGTTCGCGGTCGCGTTCGTGCTCCGCGCGATCGGTGACATCCAGGGCAACTGGGTGGTCCGGACCTCTCCGATCGGCTGGGCGCAGGCCACGCATCCGTACACCGACGACGCCGTCGCCCCGCTGCTGCTGTGCCTGGTCGTGGCCGCCGTCCTGGTCGTCGCCGGTGTCGCGCTGCTCGACCGCCGCGACCTCGGCTCCGGGCTCGTCCAGCCGCGGCCCGGCCGGCCCGCCGCCCGACCGACCCTGCTCTCCCCGCTCGGCCTCGCCGTCCGGCTGCACCGCGGCGCGCTGACCGCCTGGACGGCCGGGCTGGCGCTGCTGGGCGTGGTCTACGGCACCCTCGCCGAGTCGGTCGAGACGCTGATCGGGGAGAACGAGCAGGCGCTGGCCATGTTCGGCGACCCGGACGTCGACCAGCTCGTCGACGCCTACCTGGGCACGACGTTCGCCGTCACCGCGCTGCTCGCCTCGGCCTACGCGGTCTCTGCGGTCCTGCGGGCCCGCAGCGAGGAGTCGGGCGACCGGGCCGAGGTGCTGCTGGCCACGGCGACCAGCCGCGCGTCCTGGCTGGGCAGCCACGTGCTGGTCGCCCTGCTCGGCTCGGCGCTGGCCATGGCCGTCGCCGGGGTCACCACCGGGCTGGTGCGGGTCGCGCAGACCGGCGAGGGCGCGGCGCTGGGCCGGATGGTCGGGGCCGCGGTGTCCTACGTCCCCGCCATCTGGGTCGTGGCCGGCGTGGCCGTCGCGCTGTTCGGGCTGCTCCCCCGCCTGGCGACGACGGTGGCGTGGACGGCGGTGGGCCTCTTCCTGCTGATCACCATGTTCGCCGAGTCGTTCGACTGGCCGGACTGGGTGAGCGACCTGTCGCCGATCAGCTGGATCCCGACCCTGCCGCTGGAGGAGTGGACGCTCGCCCCCCTGGCCGGGCTGGCCGCCGTCGCCGCCGTCCTCCTCGCCGCCGGCTTCACCGGGTTCCGGCGGCGGGACATCGCCCTCGGGTGA
- a CDS encoding (Fe-S)-binding protein, with translation MRVALFATCLVDTMVPQVARATAVLLQRLGHEVVVPPGQSCCGQMHVNTGYRREAVPVVANHVRAFAGAEAIVAPSGSCVASIHHQQAAVARRAGEHALADEAAALAERTYELSQFLVDVLGVTDVGAYYPHRVTYHPTCHSLRMLKVGDRPLRLLRAVRGLDLVELPAADQCCGFGGTFAVKNAETSTAMLTDKMANVLSTHAEVCTAGDASCLMHIGGGLSRLRSGTRTVHLAEILASTEDAVSPHQATTPAVSA, from the coding sequence GTGAGGGTCGCCCTCTTCGCCACCTGCCTGGTCGACACGATGGTGCCGCAGGTCGCCCGCGCCACGGCGGTGCTGCTGCAGCGGCTCGGCCACGAGGTGGTCGTGCCCCCGGGCCAGAGCTGCTGCGGGCAGATGCACGTGAACACCGGCTACCGGCGGGAGGCGGTGCCCGTCGTCGCCAACCACGTGCGCGCGTTCGCCGGCGCGGAGGCGATCGTCGCGCCGTCGGGCTCCTGCGTCGCCTCGATCCACCACCAGCAGGCGGCCGTCGCCCGCCGGGCCGGCGAGCACGCCCTGGCCGACGAGGCCGCCGCGCTCGCCGAGCGCACCTACGAGCTCTCCCAGTTCCTGGTCGACGTCCTGGGCGTCACCGACGTGGGCGCGTACTACCCGCACCGGGTCACCTACCACCCGACGTGCCACTCGCTGCGCATGCTGAAGGTGGGCGACCGGCCGCTCCGGCTGCTCCGCGCCGTCCGCGGGCTCGACCTGGTGGAGCTGCCCGCCGCCGACCAGTGCTGCGGGTTCGGCGGCACGTTCGCGGTGAAGAACGCGGAGACCTCCACGGCGATGCTCACCGACAAGATGGCCAACGTGCTCTCGACGCACGCCGAGGTCTGCACCGCCGGCGACGCCTCCTGCCTGATGCACATCGGCGGCGGACTGTCCCGGCTGCGCTCGGGCACCCGCACCGTGCACCTCGCCGAGATCCTCGCCTCGACGGAGGACGCCGTGAGCCCGCACCAGGCAACCACCCCGGCGGTGTCCGCATGA
- a CDS encoding LacI family DNA-binding transcriptional regulator, whose amino-acid sequence MAASWPAPGLGRGPSTRVRGGPLTASIRDVAGRAGVSVGTVSNVLNRPDMVSAATRERVLTAIAELGFVRNESARQLRAGHSRTIGLVVLDIANPFFTDVARGVEEIANAQGLAVILCNSDDLPAKESAHLEVLAEQRVQGVLITPTAELSPGLDTLRNRGVPVVLLDRRAPGPDQCAVAVDDVHGGRLAADHLLERGHRRIAFVGGASGLPQIQERHHGVEEAVLDACGSDDALTVFSPAKLTVAAGREAAEAIIGMPAARRPTAAICANDLLALGMLQEMVRHGVRVSDEFAIVGYDDIDFAAAAAVPLSSVRKPRQELGRRAAELLLDEARNREHLHEQQLFEPTLVVRESSMARRPAGARKGIA is encoded by the coding sequence GTGGCCGCATCATGGCCGGCACCGGGCCTCGGGCGAGGTCCGTCGACACGCGTCCGAGGAGGACCACTGACCGCCAGCATCCGGGACGTCGCCGGCCGGGCAGGCGTCTCGGTGGGTACGGTCAGCAACGTCCTCAACCGGCCGGACATGGTCAGCGCCGCGACGCGCGAGCGCGTGCTCACCGCGATCGCCGAGCTGGGCTTCGTCCGCAACGAGTCCGCCCGCCAGCTGCGGGCCGGCCACAGCCGCACGATCGGGCTGGTCGTCCTCGACATCGCCAACCCCTTCTTCACCGACGTCGCCCGCGGGGTCGAGGAGATCGCCAACGCCCAGGGGCTGGCGGTGATCCTGTGCAACTCCGACGACCTGCCGGCCAAGGAGTCGGCGCACCTCGAGGTCCTCGCCGAGCAGCGCGTGCAGGGAGTGCTCATCACGCCGACCGCCGAGTTGAGCCCCGGCCTGGACACGCTGCGCAACCGCGGGGTCCCCGTGGTGCTCCTCGACCGGCGGGCCCCGGGGCCCGACCAGTGCGCCGTCGCCGTCGACGACGTCCACGGCGGGCGGCTGGCCGCCGACCACCTGCTCGAGCGGGGCCACCGGCGGATCGCCTTCGTCGGGGGCGCGTCGGGCCTCCCGCAGATCCAGGAACGGCACCACGGGGTGGAGGAGGCCGTCCTCGACGCCTGCGGCTCCGACGACGCCCTCACCGTCTTCTCCCCCGCGAAGCTCACCGTGGCCGCCGGGCGCGAGGCGGCCGAGGCGATCATCGGCATGCCGGCCGCCCGCCGCCCGACCGCGGCGATCTGCGCCAACGACCTGCTGGCGCTCGGCATGCTGCAGGAGATGGTCCGCCACGGGGTGCGGGTCTCCGACGAGTTCGCCATCGTGGGCTACGACGACATCGACTTCGCCGCGGCCGCCGCCGTCCCGCTCTCGTCGGTGCGCAAGCCGCGGCAGGAGCTGGGGCGCCGCGCGGCGGAGCTGCTGCTGGACGAGGCGCGCAACCGCGAGCACCTGCACGAGCAGCAGCTGTTCGAGCCAACCCTCGTCGTCCGCGAGTCCAGCATGGCGCGCCGCCCGGCGGGCGCGCGGAAGGGAATCGCGTGA
- a CDS encoding LUD domain-containing protein yields MNAREEILGRIRTALGPDRPAPAEVRRDYRLADGRPPGDPALLDLLIDRLEDYKASVVRCAPPDVAVTVAGALRGALGEHSPAGVVVAPGVPSGWRPDGAVEDDGRPAVALAEHAATLTGVSVAIAETGTLVLDGSPLSGRRALSLLPDCLVCVVEAAQVVGSVPEGLARLDPLAPLTMISGPSATSDIELQRVEGVHGPRTLVVVLVG; encoded by the coding sequence ATGAACGCCCGCGAGGAGATCCTGGGCCGGATCCGGACCGCACTCGGTCCCGACCGTCCCGCACCGGCCGAGGTGCGGCGCGACTACCGGCTCGCCGACGGCCGACCGCCCGGCGACCCGGCCCTGCTGGACCTGCTGATCGACCGGCTCGAGGACTACAAGGCCTCGGTCGTGCGCTGCGCGCCGCCCGACGTCGCGGTCACCGTCGCCGGTGCGCTCCGGGGCGCGCTCGGCGAGCACTCCCCCGCCGGCGTCGTCGTCGCCCCCGGCGTGCCCTCGGGCTGGCGGCCGGACGGCGCGGTCGAGGACGACGGCCGCCCCGCCGTGGCCCTGGCCGAGCACGCTGCCACCCTCACCGGCGTCTCCGTGGCGATCGCCGAGACCGGCACGCTGGTCCTCGACGGCAGCCCGCTGTCGGGCCGGCGCGCCCTCTCGCTGCTGCCCGACTGCCTGGTCTGCGTCGTCGAGGCGGCCCAGGTCGTCGGGAGCGTCCCGGAGGGGCTCGCCCGGCTCGACCCGCTGGCTCCGCTGACGATGATCAGCGGGCCGTCGGCGACCAGTGACATCGAGCTGCAGCGCGTCGAGGGCGTGCACGGACCGCGCACCCTCGTCGTCGTCCTCGTCGGCTGA
- a CDS encoding ABC transporter permease has translation MSLTNTEHVETGSPADPGATAPVEEPPAARSSGLKGFAERNALLALLLAVIAFFALYPGSSDTFFTTQNAGVLLGNQSVVALLALAVILPLVTGYFDFSLGAIAATSSVLTAGLMSFSGLPLGVAIAVGVGVGAVIGGINGLLVTRFGLNSFVTTLGMATLLGGLIQWYTGGQTILAGIDPALPRFGGSTWLGLPRVVFVVALATVALWYLLSQTPFGRSLYAIGSNPRSARLVGVRVDRSVWATFVLAGALAGVTGVLALARAGSATADNGTSLLFPALAAAFLGATAVVPGFFNAVGTIIGVLFVSVAVSGLTLSGASAWASPVFNGAALLVAVGLSHYLGRHRGARTG, from the coding sequence ATGAGCCTGACCAACACCGAGCACGTCGAGACCGGGTCGCCGGCCGATCCGGGGGCGACCGCACCGGTGGAGGAGCCGCCGGCGGCCCGTTCGTCCGGGCTCAAGGGGTTCGCCGAACGCAACGCGCTGCTCGCGCTGCTGCTGGCGGTCATCGCCTTCTTCGCGCTGTACCCCGGAAGTTCGGACACCTTCTTCACGACGCAGAACGCCGGCGTCCTGCTCGGCAACCAGTCGGTGGTGGCCCTCCTCGCCCTGGCGGTGATCCTGCCGCTGGTCACCGGCTACTTCGACTTCTCCCTCGGCGCCATCGCGGCGACGTCGAGCGTCCTGACCGCGGGGCTGATGAGCTTCTCCGGCCTGCCGCTGGGCGTGGCGATCGCGGTCGGCGTGGGGGTCGGCGCGGTCATCGGCGGGATCAACGGCCTGTTGGTGACCCGGTTCGGGCTCAACAGCTTCGTCACGACCCTCGGCATGGCGACGCTGCTGGGCGGCCTGATCCAGTGGTACACCGGCGGGCAGACGATCCTCGCCGGCATCGACCCGGCGCTGCCGAGGTTCGGCGGCTCCACCTGGCTCGGGCTCCCGCGGGTCGTGTTCGTGGTGGCGCTGGCCACGGTGGCCCTCTGGTACCTGCTGTCCCAGACCCCGTTCGGCCGCAGCCTCTACGCGATCGGGTCGAACCCCCGGTCCGCCCGGCTGGTCGGGGTGCGGGTCGACCGGTCGGTGTGGGCGACGTTCGTCCTGGCCGGCGCCCTCGCCGGGGTCACCGGCGTGCTCGCGCTGGCACGGGCCGGCAGTGCCACGGCCGACAACGGCACGAGCCTGCTCTTCCCCGCGCTGGCCGCCGCGTTCCTCGGGGCCACCGCCGTCGTGCCCGGATTCTTCAACGCGGTCGGCACGATCATCGGGGTGCTGTTCGTCTCGGTGGCGGTCAGCGGGCTGACCCTCTCCGGTGCCAGCGCCTGGGCCAGCCCGGTCTTCAACGGGGCCGCGCTGCTGGTCGCCGTCGGGCTGTCGCACTACCTGGGCCGTCACCGGGGGGCGCGGACCGGCTGA
- a CDS encoding sugar ABC transporter ATP-binding protein, giving the protein MDHTREPAATGAVVLALEDVSKSFGAVAALRGARLELRAGEAHALVGENGAGKSTLVKILAGVHAPDGGRVLLDGEPTRLDSPATARAAGIAVIYQEPTLFPDLSVAENIFMGRQPLTSGRRIDRSAMAAQCRELFDRLGVDMDPDRPARGLSIADQQMVEIAKALSFDARVLVMDEPTAALSGVEVERLFAVARALREAGAAVLFISHRFDEVFDLCDRITVMRDGEWVSTAPTSELTVDRVVHAMVGREVATLFPKQDVEPGEVLLEIRGLTREGVFTDVSFDVRAGEIVALAGLVGAGRSEVVRAVFGVDPYDAGSVRVAGQELRRGSPAAAMAAGVALVPEDRRQQGLVMELSVERNTTLTRRWALSRLGWLSARRERDTAADWTRRMQVKAGRLSDPVSTLSGGNQQKVVLAKWLSTGPKVLIVDEPTRGIDVGTKSEVHRLMSQLAAEGLAVVMVSSELPEVLGMADRVLVMHEGRLVDDIPRARADESNVMLAATGQATRTAVGS; this is encoded by the coding sequence GTGGACCACACGAGGGAGCCGGCGGCGACCGGCGCCGTCGTCCTCGCGCTGGAGGACGTGAGCAAGTCCTTCGGGGCGGTCGCCGCGCTCCGCGGCGCCCGGCTGGAGCTGCGCGCCGGTGAGGCGCACGCCCTGGTCGGCGAGAACGGCGCGGGCAAGTCGACGCTGGTGAAGATCCTCGCCGGGGTGCACGCCCCCGACGGCGGACGGGTCCTCCTGGACGGGGAGCCGACCCGCCTGGACAGCCCGGCGACGGCGCGGGCCGCGGGCATCGCGGTGATCTACCAGGAGCCCACCCTGTTCCCCGACCTCTCGGTCGCGGAGAACATCTTCATGGGGCGGCAGCCGCTGACCTCCGGCCGGCGCATCGACCGCTCGGCGATGGCCGCCCAGTGCCGGGAGCTGTTCGACCGCCTCGGCGTCGACATGGACCCCGACCGACCCGCGCGGGGCCTCTCGATCGCCGACCAGCAGATGGTCGAGATCGCCAAGGCGTTGTCGTTCGACGCGCGGGTGCTGGTCATGGACGAGCCGACCGCCGCGCTGTCCGGCGTGGAGGTCGAGCGGCTGTTCGCCGTCGCCCGGGCCCTGCGGGAGGCCGGTGCCGCCGTGCTGTTCATCTCCCACCGGTTCGACGAGGTGTTCGACCTCTGCGACCGGATCACCGTCATGCGCGACGGCGAGTGGGTCTCCACCGCTCCCACCTCGGAGCTGACCGTCGACCGGGTCGTGCACGCGATGGTGGGCCGCGAGGTCGCGACCCTCTTCCCGAAGCAGGACGTCGAGCCCGGTGAGGTGCTGCTCGAGATCCGCGGGCTGACCCGGGAAGGGGTCTTCACCGACGTCTCCTTCGACGTGCGCGCCGGTGAGATCGTCGCGCTGGCGGGTCTGGTCGGGGCCGGACGCAGCGAGGTCGTGCGCGCCGTCTTCGGCGTCGACCCCTACGACGCCGGCAGCGTGCGGGTCGCCGGCCAGGAGCTGCGCCGGGGCAGCCCCGCGGCCGCCATGGCCGCCGGCGTCGCGCTGGTGCCCGAGGACCGCCGTCAGCAGGGCCTGGTCATGGAGCTCTCCGTCGAGCGCAACACCACGCTCACCCGCCGGTGGGCGCTGTCGCGGCTGGGCTGGCTGTCCGCCCGGCGCGAGCGGGACACCGCGGCGGACTGGACCCGGCGGATGCAGGTCAAGGCCGGCAGGCTCAGCGACCCGGTCTCCACCCTGTCGGGCGGCAACCAGCAGAAGGTCGTGCTGGCCAAGTGGCTGTCCACCGGGCCGAAGGTGCTGATCGTCGACGAGCCCACCCGCGGCATCGACGTCGGCACCAAGTCCGAGGTGCACCGGCTGATGTCCCAGCTCGCCGCCGAGGGCCTGGCGGTGGTCATGGTCTCCAGCGAGCTCCCGGAGGTGCTGGGCATGGCCGACCGCGTCCTCGTCATGCACGAGGGCCGGCTGGTCGACGACATCCCCCGCGCCCGGGCCGACGAGAGC
- a CDS encoding LutB/LldF family L-lactate oxidation iron-sulfur protein codes for MTAVFLGIPTAPPGVGHLRGDRSFPDAARDSLRDGQLRANLGHATATIRGKRAAVVGEVPDWAELREAGRAIKAATMARLDEHLIALEEQVTARGGTVHWARDATEANAIVTRLVQATGADEVVKVKSMATQEIGLNEALEAAGIAAHETDLAELIVQLGEDTPSHILVPAIHKNRAEIREIFLRTMPGVDPELPDDPRRLAMAARAHLRERFLRARVAISGANFAVAETGTLAVVESEGNGRMCLTLPQTLITVMGIEKVVPTWRDLEVYLQLLPRSSTGERMNPYTSLWAGVTPGDGPQDFHLVLVDNGRTAVLADEVGREALHCIRCSACLNVCPVYERAGGHAYGSVYPGPIGAVLSPQLTGVEDNASLPYASSLCGACYDVCPVAIDIPSILVHLRAEHVEAQTRTTPEALAFRALSTAMSHPRLWRLAQRAAGLGRFLARGRPTLPATLPPPASRWTRSRDLPTPPAETFTQAWAREHGG; via the coding sequence ATGACCGCCGTCTTCCTCGGCATCCCGACCGCTCCCCCGGGCGTCGGCCACCTGCGCGGCGACCGGTCGTTCCCCGACGCCGCCCGCGACTCGCTGCGCGACGGGCAGCTGCGGGCCAACCTCGGCCACGCCACGGCGACGATCCGGGGCAAGCGGGCCGCCGTCGTCGGCGAAGTGCCCGACTGGGCGGAGCTCCGCGAGGCCGGCCGTGCCATCAAGGCGGCCACGATGGCTCGGCTGGACGAGCACCTGATCGCCCTCGAGGAGCAGGTCACCGCCCGCGGCGGAACGGTGCACTGGGCCCGGGACGCCACCGAGGCCAACGCGATCGTGACCCGGCTCGTGCAGGCGACCGGCGCCGACGAGGTGGTCAAGGTCAAGTCGATGGCCACCCAGGAGATCGGGCTCAACGAGGCGCTCGAGGCGGCCGGCATCGCGGCCCACGAGACCGACCTGGCCGAGCTGATCGTCCAGCTGGGCGAGGACACGCCGTCGCACATCCTGGTGCCGGCGATCCACAAGAACCGGGCCGAGATCCGCGAGATCTTCCTGCGCACCATGCCGGGCGTCGACCCGGAGCTCCCCGACGACCCGCGCCGGCTCGCCATGGCCGCCCGGGCGCACCTGCGCGAGCGGTTCCTCCGGGCGCGGGTGGCGATCAGCGGCGCGAACTTCGCCGTCGCCGAGACCGGCACGCTCGCCGTCGTGGAGTCCGAGGGCAACGGCCGGATGTGCCTGACGCTGCCGCAGACCCTCATCACGGTCATGGGCATCGAGAAGGTGGTGCCGACCTGGCGCGACCTCGAGGTGTACCTGCAGCTGCTCCCCCGCTCCTCCACCGGAGAGCGGATGAACCCCTACACCTCGCTGTGGGCCGGCGTCACGCCCGGCGACGGGCCACAGGACTTCCACCTGGTCCTGGTCGACAACGGGCGGACGGCGGTGCTCGCCGACGAGGTGGGTCGCGAGGCGCTGCACTGCATCCGCTGCTCGGCCTGCCTCAACGTCTGCCCGGTGTACGAGCGCGCGGGCGGGCACGCGTACGGCTCGGTCTACCCCGGGCCGATCGGCGCCGTGCTGTCGCCGCAGCTGACCGGGGTCGAGGACAACGCCTCGCTGCCGTACGCGTCGTCGCTGTGCGGCGCCTGCTACGACGTCTGCCCGGTGGCGATCGACATCCCGTCGATCCTGGTGCACCTGCGCGCCGAGCACGTCGAGGCCCAGACCCGGACGACGCCCGAGGCGCTGGCGTTCCGGGCGCTGTCGACGGCCATGTCGCATCCCCGGCTGTGGCGGCTGGCCCAGCGGGCCGCAGGCCTGGGCCGGTTCCTCGCGCGTGGGCGACCGACCCTCCCCGCCACGCTGCCCCCGCCGGCGTCGAGGTGGACCCGGTCGCGCGACCTGCCCACGCCACCGGCGGAGACCTTCACGCAGGCCTGGGCCCGGGAGCACGGCGGATGA